In a single window of the Osmia bicornis bicornis chromosome 7, iOsmBic2.1, whole genome shotgun sequence genome:
- the LOC123987946 gene encoding putative mediator of RNA polymerase II transcription subunit 29, producing the protein MAESENNYHQMFRDFQLLLQQQQELHQRQLQQQQEQQLQQLREELLPQQQEWQQPGEGPLPQEQAMEAEESKEAKPPRNMYYRLFFIIL; encoded by the exons atggcCGAATCGGAGAACaatt atCATCAAATGTTTCGAGACTttcagctgctgctgcagcagcagcaagaGCTGCATCAGCGGCAGCTGCAGCAACAACAAGAGCAACAGTTGCAGcaactgagggaggagctcctccctcagcaACAAGAATGGCAGCAACCGGGGGAGGGGCCCCTCCCTCAGGAACAAGCTATGGAAGCGGAGGAATCCAAGGAGGCGAAGCCACCGCGAAATATGTATTACAGattattctttattatacTATGA
- the LOC123987947 gene encoding uncharacterized protein LOC123987947, with amino-acid sequence MNKVSWIYALRKPELIKLADDWGLDSSGNHRRPPDPSRRTPRTMPAKEPAGTDGAASAAARSPSPPPDLQVWDSLRKSGVSFDGRDAEDFLDRLEGLRGGLALSSDHLLRGLPALLRGSAYTWYLNRRRAWSDWRQFEKEFYEQYLPGQEPEDLMEKIIRREQRPGEPARDYITALETLMRRHGGLTEADQLNRLHRNLLPEYHLYIHRGDVRTRSDLFRLITDFEEIQRRQKTVTITGREAQPGSPTPRGRGKQQLRPRDLLLEMRPAWPPQDRMPPPGPIVLQLLRDSRHPHDRLPLPPGGKPTLGRAIRRRPARTRPDASRREVSDDGRIHLEFLVHERRYRALVDTGATRSYIRSDLAELCRRNGDIWRPHRQTLRVADGTETITEGEIEVQATINGQPVRHRYGVLSTLSQTILLGMDVLGRMSTSIRIGPCQWDCPDTAEAVEPTGPTGYTPAQQQALQRLLDEELPKFQHLRPTTTWASHRLRLKEGAEPAKQRYTPRNPAMQAIIDQEVDKMLADGIIEPSHSPWSSPVVLVRKKNGAYRFCVDYRQVNQRTVKDAYPLPQVQDTLDKLREARFITTLDLANGYWQVPLDAASRPITAFTVPGRGLFQFRVMPFGLHSAPSTFQRLLDEVVGPKLAPWCFAYLDDIIVLGRTFQEHLANLREVFRRLRAANLRLNPEKCCFGRTELKYLGHVVTSQGVRTDPDKVQAIKGIPAPRNAKELRRFLGTASWYRRFIPRFADLAAPLNQLLQKRVRWRWDAEEDAAFLELRHRLATAPVLACPDFDREFTLQTDASSEGLGAVLTQDYDGEEHVVAYASRSLNRAERNYSTTERECLAIVWGIRKMRPYLEGYHFTVLTDHQAPRWLQTLDSPSGRLARWSMELQHYDFTVRYRKGENNLVAHALSRQPEDPPEEEADTVNGPDPWYDRLRQAVETDPGKHPEYRLQGNQLYRHIPDSTGLHPDLEWKECVPKDRRQHVLTENHDVPTAGHLGTRKTNARLARRYYWPGMFRDAARHVRGCPSCLAHKVLQQAPAGAMHSTPTSSPWEVVTADLVGPLPRSRKGHTTLLVMQDKFTKWVELQPLRQATAPAVTRAFRERIVMRFGRPKMVITDNGRQFESRDFTSHLAAYGIEHRKTPPYTPQCNPVERTNRVIKTMIAQATTTGHRDWDEWLPELAFAYNTAQHEATEQTPAYLNFGHELTVPGSSHNALAATDDHQETLARLQDALTMAQRALGKAQQSRKKYYDLRRRAWAPKVGDPVMRREHPLSSAADHYNAKLAPKFAGPYIVAERLGPNVVRLREQRGKLRTAHIQDLKPCPTIDDNQVASCEPRRDINHSATRGKIREPRTREAKHPASKYITSREPAKEENQATSMSHSKETATPLGRRDPRPPEARPRIIRVQDLRGPVRIVGPPPRVSPPPRQPPGRDVAETITPAAQPPAQPEGPGVSAPAPHRHHRVARATPADRADTMARARALAETTRRATRPARPTRPARPTRPAAPPPAPRPAAPTARPPAAPPTPPVGPTPDPPSAAAVSAAPPAAPPAAPPAAPPAVPPAAPPAAPPAAPPATPAGLPPEPPTPAWTPPPLITELPDRPHRQHRQARRPSSGPTRPTATATGPATVTSRPADHPTPEAVTVTTGRTDEAVLDCEVLSRRRPTYVTLANGVTLAIRRLRTGRVRVRALLGPAPPQGPPGTAETEP; translated from the coding sequence ATGAACAAAGTCAGTTGGATATACGCCCTCCGCAAACCAGAACTCATCAAGCTCGCCGACGACTGGGGCTTGGACTCCAGCGGGAACCATAGACGACCTCCGGATCCGAGTCGCCGCACACCACGGACGATGCCAGCCAAGGAACCGGCCGGCACCGACGGCGCCGCCTCAGCGGCCGCCAGATCACCCAGCCCGCCGCCCGACCTCCAGGTCTGGGACAGCCTTCGAAAGAGCGGCGTCTCTTTCGACGGCCGAGATGCCGAGGACTTCCTGGACCGATTGGAAGGCCTACGAGGGGGACTGGCCCTCTCCTCGGACCACCTGCTCCGGGGCCTGCCCGCTCTACTACGAGGGTCCGCGTACACGTGGTACCTCAATAGACGCCGCGCCTGGTCAGATTGGCGCCAGTTCGAGAAGGAGTTCTACGAACAATACCTGCCCGGCCAGGAGCCAGAGGACCTGATGGAGAAGATCATCCGCCGGGAACAACGACCAGGGGAGCCAGCCCGAGACTACATCACGGCGCTCGAAACCCTCATGCGCCGCCACGGCGGTCTGACGGAGGCAGACCAGCTAAACCGACTGCACCGGAACCTCCTCCCGGAGTACCACCTCTACATTCACCGAGGTGACGTCCGCACCCGGTCGGACCTGTTCCGACTCATCACAGACTTCGAGGAGATCCAAAGGCGACAAAAAACAGTCACCATCACCGGCCGAGAAGCCCAGCCGGGCTCCCCGACACCACGCGGCCGAGGCAAGCAGCAGCTACGACCGAGAGACCTGCTGCTGGAGATGCGGCCAGCGTGGCCACCTCAGGACCGAATGCCGCCGCCCGGGCCGATTGTTCTGCAGTTACTGCGGGACAGCCGGCACCCGCACGACCGACTGCCGCTGCCACCAGGCGGGAAACCAACGCTGGGCCGGGCCATCAGGCGCCGCCCGGCCAGAACCAGACCAGACGCCAGCCGCCGAGAAGTAAGCGACGATGGTCGCATCCACCTCGAGTTCCTGGTCCACGAGCGGCGATACCGCGCCCTCGTTGACACCGGAGCTACCCGCTCGTACATCAGAAGCGACCTGGCCGAGCTGTGCCGCAGGAACGGCGATATTTGGCGACCACACCGGCAAACACTACGGGTCGCCGACGGGACCGAGACCATCACAGAGGGCGAAATTGAAGTACAGGCCACCATCAACGGCCAACCAGTCCGGCACCGCTACGGGGTACTGTCCACCCTCAGCCAAACCATCCTGCTAGGGATGGACGTGCTGGGCCGTATGAGCACCAGCATCCGGATCGGCCCATGCCAGTGGGACTGCCCAGATACCGCTGAGGCCGTCGAACCGACCGGACCgaccggctacaccccggctCAACAACAGGCCCTGCAACGGCTCCTGGACGAGGAACTGCCGAAATTCCAACACTTGCGGCCCACCACCACCTGGGCCAGCCACCGCCTGCGCCTGAAGGAGGGAGCCGAACCCGCCAAACAGCGGTACACGCCGCGAAACCCGGCCATGCAGGCGATCATAGACCAGGAGGTGGACAAAATGCTAGCCGACGGCATCATCGAGCCCTCCCACAGTCCGTGGAGCTCGCCAGTCGTGCTTGTCCGCAAAAAGAACGGAGCCTACCGGTTTTGCGTCGACTACCGCCAAGTCAACCAGCGGACCGTGAAAGACGCATACCCGCTGCCGCAGGTCCAGGACACGTTAGACAAACTACGGGAGGCCCGCTTCATCACCACCCTCGACCTGGCCAACGGCTATTGGCAGGTACCACTGGACGCCGCCAGCCGGCCCATCACCGCCTTCACCGTCCCCGGGAGGGGACTCTTCCAGTTCCGAGTCATGCCATTCGGGCTCCATTCCGCGCCGAGCACCTTCCAGCGACTACTGGACGAAGTAGTCGGGCCCAAACTGGCCCCCTGGTGCTTCGCCTACTTGGACGACATCATCGTGCTGGGACGCACGTTCCAAGAACACCTCGCCAACCTCCGCGAGGTCTTCAGACGGCTCCGCGCTGCCAACCTCCGACTCAACCCCGAGAAGTGCTGCTTCGGACGCACCGAGCTAAAATACCTCGGCCATGTAGTCACCAGCCAAGGGGTCAGGACCGACCCCGACAAAGTCCAGGCTATCAAGGGCATCCCAGCACCGAGAAACGCCAAGGAGTTGCGCCGCTTCCTGGGAACCGCCTCGTGGTACCGCCGGTTCATTCCCCGCTTCGCCGACCTCGCCGCACCGTTGAACCAGCTGCTACAAAAGCGGGTCCGCTGGAGATGGGACGCCGAGGAAGACGCCGCATTCCTCGAATTGCGGCACCGCCTGGCCACCGCACCGGTCCTCGCGTGCCCGGACTTCGACCGGGAATTCACGCTACAAACGGACGCCAGTAGCGAGGGGCTCGGCGCCGTCCTAACCCAGGACTATGACGGCGAAGAACACGTGGTCGCTTACGCCAGTCGATCCCTCAACCGAgcggagagaaactactccACCACCGAGCGAGAATGTCTAGCTATCGTCTGGGGGATCCGAAAAATGCGCCCCTACCTGGAGGGGTACCACTTCACGGTGCTAACCGACCACCAAGCCCCCCGCTGGCTGCAAACGCTAGACAGTCCGTCCGGCCGCCTCGCCCGTTGGAGCATGGAGCTCCAACACTACGACTTTACGGTACGCTATCGAAAAGGGGAGAACAACCTAGTGGCCCACGCGCTATCCCGCCAGCCAGAGGACCCGCCGGAAGAGGAGGCGGACACCGTCAACGGGCCGGACCCATGGTACGACCGGCTCCGGCAGGCAGTCGAAACCGACCCAGGGAAACACCCGGAATACCGCCTGCAAGGCAACCAGCTCTACCGCCACATACCGGACTCCACAGGCCTCCACCCCGACCTGGAGTGGAAAGAGTGCGTACCAAAGGACCGCCGGCAACACGTCCTAACCGAGAACCACGACGTACCAACCGCCGGCCACCTGGGCACCCGGAAGACCAACGCCCGGCTGGCCCGTCGCTACTACTGGCCAGGCATGTTTCGCGACGCCGCCCGGCACGTACGCGGCTGCCCGAGCTGCCTCGCACACAAGGTGCTGCAACAGGCCCCAGCCGGCGCCATGCACTCAACACCAACTAGCAGCCCATGGGAGGTAGTGACCGCCGACCTGGTAGGGCCCCTACCACGATCCAGAAAAGGCCACACCACGCTCCTGGTTATGCAGGATAAGTTCACTAAATGGGTGGAACTTCAACCGCTACGCCAAGCCACAGCACCAGCCGTCACCAGGGCATTCCGGGAAAGAATCGTGATGAGATTCGGCCGTCCAAAAATGGTCATCACGGATAACGGGCGCCAGTTCGAAAGCCGCGACTTCACATCCCACCTAGCCGCCTACGGGATAGAGCACCGCAAGACGCCACCCTACACACCGCAGTGCAACCCGGTGGAACGCACCAACCGGGTGATCAAAACCATGATCGCACAGGCCACGACCACCGGCCACCGCGATTGGGATGAGTGGTTACCAGAACTAGCCTTCGCGTACAACACCGCGCAACACGAAGCCACCGAACAGACGCCGGCCTACCTAAACTTCGGCCACGAGCTGACCGTTCCAGGGAGCAGCCACAACGCCCTCGCCGCCACCGATGACCACCAGGAAACCCTAGCGCGACTCCAGGACGCGCTCACCATGGCACAACGGGCACTCGGCAAGGCTCAGCAATCCCGAAAGAAATATTACGACCTGAGGAGGCGAGCCTGGGCCCCTAAGGTCGGGGACCCGGTCATGCGGCGAGAGCACCCACTATCCTCCGCCGCAGACCATTACAACGCCAAGCTGGCCCCAAAATTCGCTGGACCCTACATAGTCGCCGAACGCCTCGGCCCAAACGTGGTGCGGCTCCGAGAGCAGCGAGGCAAACTGCGCACGGCACACATCCAGGACCTCAAGCCGTGCCCCACCATCGACGACAACCAGGTCGCGAGCTGCGAACCGCGAAGAGACATTAATCACTCTGCCACCAGGGGGAAAATCCGCGAaccgcgaactcgcgaggcAAAGCACCCCGCGAGCAAATATATAACGAGCCGCGAACCCGCGAAGGAAGAAAATCAAGCAACAAGCATGTCGCACAGCAAGGAGACAGCTACACCTCTGGGCCGCCGCGACCCGCGACCACCCGAGGCTCGACCCCGGATCATCCGGGTCCAGGACCTCCGCGGACCAGTCCGCATCGTGGGGCCACCCCCACGTGTTTCGCCGCCGCCACGCCAGCCGCCAGGGCGAGACGTGGCGGAGACCATAACGCCGGCCGCGCAGCCGCCGGCGCAGCCAGAAGGACCGGGGGTCTCAGCCCCGGCTCCGCATCGACACCACCGCGTCGCCAGGGCGACGCCAGCCGACCGGGCCGACACGATGGCCAGGGCAAGGGCCCTAGCCGAAACCACCCGGAGGGCCACTCGACCAGCCAGGCCAACGCGACCAGCCAGGCCGACTCGACCAGCCGCGCCACCGCCAGCTCCGCGACCAGCCGCACCGACAGCCCGGCCACCAGCAGCACCGCCAACACCACCcgtcggcccgacaccggacCCGCCCAGTGCAGCGGCCGTTTCGGCCGCACCACCGGCCGCGCCACCGGCTGCACCACCGGCCGCGCCACCGGCCGTACCACCGGCCGCACCACCGGCTGCACCACCGGCCGCACCACCGGCCACGCCAGCAGGCTTGCCGCCAGAGCCACCGACGCCAGCCTGGACGCCACCGCCGCTCATTACGGAGCTCCCCGACCGGCCGCACCGCCAACACCGGCAAGCCCGCCGACCGAGCAGCGGCCCAACGAGGCCGACAGCGACCGCCACGGGCCCCGCCACCGTAACCAGCCGCCCCGCCGACCATCCAACACCGGAAGCCGTCACCGTCACCACCGGGAGGACGGACGAGGCCGTCCTCGACTGCGAGGTCCTCTCACGGCGGCGGCCCACCTACGTGACCCTGGCCAACGGCGTCACGCTGGCCATCCGCCGACTCCGGACAGGGCGCGTCCGGGTCCGAGCGCTTCTGGGGCCCGCACCGCCACAGGGTCCACCAGGCACGGCGGAAACCGAACCCTGA